From one Tsukamurella tyrosinosolvens genomic stretch:
- a CDS encoding flavin reductase family protein — MSRFTRFAGSVVEAVLTPHAVDRYLELVDPMVTWTDIRGRVTAVSRRTDRSVTFTVTPTRQFEGFEAGQFIQVSVVIDGVRQSRCFSPAGSQHQGGELEFTVTADADGHVSKHLRDNLAVGDVLGLTPAAGTFTLPGTPGNRPERIRLISGGSGVTPVLSIVRTLVDENHDGPIDVLHFCRDAADNPYRAELERLARLRNVSVTYVYTRAGGRHLGPEHLEDFGDIGFACGPAPLLETAKQLYSDAGVELRVEEFTPPVAAAPSGEATGTLRFTEAGTAVDNDGRSILDQAESSGLFPESGCRMGICFSCTAVRKTGCTTNILTGETDDEPDQHIQLCISAPVGDVEIAL; from the coding sequence ATGAGCCGCTTCACTCGATTCGCCGGATCCGTCGTCGAGGCCGTGCTGACGCCTCACGCCGTCGACCGCTACCTCGAACTCGTCGATCCGATGGTCACGTGGACCGACATCCGCGGACGCGTCACCGCCGTGAGCCGCCGCACCGACCGGTCGGTGACGTTCACCGTGACGCCCACCCGCCAGTTCGAGGGCTTCGAGGCGGGCCAGTTCATCCAGGTCAGCGTCGTGATCGACGGTGTCCGTCAGTCGCGCTGCTTCTCGCCCGCCGGCTCGCAGCATCAGGGCGGCGAGCTCGAGTTCACCGTGACCGCGGACGCTGACGGCCACGTCAGCAAGCATCTCCGCGACAATCTCGCCGTCGGCGACGTGCTGGGACTCACCCCGGCCGCCGGCACCTTCACCCTGCCCGGGACGCCGGGGAACCGCCCCGAGCGGATCCGCCTCATCAGTGGTGGCAGCGGCGTCACACCCGTACTCTCGATCGTGCGCACGCTCGTCGACGAGAACCACGACGGTCCGATCGACGTCCTGCACTTCTGCCGCGACGCGGCCGATAACCCGTACCGCGCGGAGCTCGAGCGCCTCGCCCGCCTGCGGAACGTCTCCGTCACCTACGTGTACACCCGCGCCGGCGGCCGCCACCTCGGCCCGGAGCACCTCGAGGACTTCGGCGACATCGGCTTCGCGTGCGGCCCCGCCCCGCTGCTCGAGACCGCGAAACAGCTGTACTCCGACGCCGGCGTCGAGCTCCGCGTCGAGGAGTTCACCCCGCCCGTGGCGGCGGCACCGTCGGGCGAGGCGACCGGCACCCTGCGCTTCACCGAGGCCGGCACCGCGGTCGACAACGACGGCCGCAGCATCCTCGATCAGGCCGAGTCCTCCGGCCTGTTCCCCGAGAGCGGCTGCCGCATGGGCATCTGCTTCTCCTGCACCGCCGTCCGCAAGACCGGCTGCACCACCAACATCCTCACGGGCGAGACCGACGACGAGCCCGATCAGCACATCCAGCTCTGCATCAGCGCGCCCGTCGGCGACGTCGAGATCGCGCTGTAG
- a CDS encoding fatty acid desaturase family protein, with protein MTEHITLTAEQVEIIGERFDAIRTRVLNDLGAKDREYIYKIVRAQRGFEIAGRAMMYLPPLWPVAVGSLGVSKILDNMEIGHNVMHGQYDWMREPGLNSREFEWDTVCPADQWKHSHNYLHHTFTNVLDMDRDIGYGILRMAPEQKWNPYYLGNLAYAGALMVLFQWGVMLHDLEAERIVKGERKWGDIKELVAGMRKKAGKQVLKDYVIFPALTGPLFPLTFLGNMSANLIRNLWTFSIIFCGHFPSGVQTFTKEETADETRGEWYVRQMLGSANIDGGRLFHIMSGNLSFQIEHHLFPDIPANRYPEIAAEVRATCEEFGLPYNTGSLRGQLGSTWKKIAKLSLPNRWTKQEPELAVTIERARHEEAASKALAKAGWQRAVEREMVSV; from the coding sequence ATGACCGAGCACATCACCCTCACCGCCGAGCAGGTCGAGATCATCGGCGAACGCTTCGACGCCATCCGCACCCGCGTCCTGAACGACCTGGGCGCCAAGGACCGCGAGTACATCTACAAGATCGTGCGGGCGCAGCGCGGCTTCGAGATCGCCGGGCGCGCCATGATGTACCTGCCGCCGCTGTGGCCCGTGGCCGTCGGCTCCCTCGGCGTGTCGAAGATCCTCGACAACATGGAGATCGGCCACAACGTGATGCACGGTCAGTACGACTGGATGCGTGAGCCGGGCCTGAACTCCCGCGAGTTCGAGTGGGACACCGTGTGCCCCGCCGACCAGTGGAAGCACAGCCACAACTACCTGCACCACACGTTCACCAACGTCCTCGACATGGACCGCGACATCGGCTACGGCATCCTGCGCATGGCGCCGGAGCAGAAGTGGAACCCCTACTACCTGGGCAACCTCGCCTACGCGGGCGCGCTCATGGTGCTCTTCCAGTGGGGCGTCATGCTGCACGACCTCGAGGCCGAGCGGATCGTCAAGGGCGAGCGCAAGTGGGGCGACATCAAGGAGCTCGTCGCCGGCATGCGGAAGAAGGCCGGCAAGCAGGTGCTCAAGGACTACGTCATCTTCCCGGCGCTCACCGGCCCGCTGTTCCCGCTGACCTTCCTGGGCAACATGTCCGCGAACCTCATCCGCAACCTGTGGACGTTCTCCATCATCTTCTGCGGCCACTTCCCCTCGGGCGTGCAGACCTTCACCAAGGAGGAGACCGCCGACGAGACCCGCGGCGAGTGGTACGTCCGGCAGATGCTGGGCTCCGCGAACATCGACGGTGGCCGCCTGTTCCACATCATGAGCGGCAACCTGAGCTTCCAGATCGAGCACCACCTGTTCCCCGACATCCCCGCCAACCGTTACCCGGAGATCGCCGCCGAGGTCCGCGCGACGTGCGAGGAGTTCGGGCTGCCCTACAACACCGGCTCGCTGCGGGGCCAGCTCGGCTCGACGTGGAAGAAGATCGCCAAGCTCTCGCTGCCGAACCGGTGGACCAAGCAGGAGCCCGAGCTCGCCGTGACGATCGAGCGCGCCCGGCACGAGGAGGCCGCGTCGAAGGCCCTCGCCAAGGCGGGCTGGCAGCGCGCCGTCGAGCGTGAGATGGTGTCGGTCTAG
- a CDS encoding primary-amine oxidase gives MSTTLDPTDTGVSTAAIPVTHPLVPLQAAEIRTVKQVLGDAGLLGETVRFVYVGLEEPHKQVVLSFTAGDPIERRARVMLLDRATGAGSDHVVSITERAVVGSVQLDSRTQGQVPIIDEEFEDIEKYLLDSAEWIAAMSSRGIDPAKVRAVPLSAGVFGHEDEVGHRLCRVLAFHQDDGADLPWAHPIDGVVAYVDLTEGRVTKVIDEIELPVPADRGEWDAAPHGTPAPRTDLKPIEITQPEGPSYSIDGNEITWADWTFRFGFDVREGLTLHTLSVADGGVQRPVVYRASIAEMVVPYADPSPVRYWQNYFDQGEYLFGRYTNALELGCDCLGEIQYFDAVIADEQGEPRVMKNAICMHEEDFGVLWKHTDMFNGMAETRRSRRLVISFFLTIGNYDYGFYWYLYLDGTIELEAKATGIVFSSAYRGPEGFSTEMAPGLGAPFHQHMFSARLDMAVDGTTNTVSEVDAVRVPMGPENPWGNAFRQQKTVLATEAEGARLADNLKARVWHVTNPNKKNYLGQEVGYALHPEGQPALLADPSSSIAARAAFATKHLWVTRYDEAQRYPSGDYVNQNPGDAGLPSYIAGNRPIEGEDVVLWHTFGLTHFPRPEDWPVMPVDYAGFKLKPVGFFDRNPALDVPSGTKKSHCCSGD, from the coding sequence ATGAGTACCACCCTCGACCCGACGGACACCGGCGTATCGACGGCCGCGATCCCGGTCACGCACCCGCTGGTCCCGCTGCAGGCGGCCGAGATCCGCACCGTCAAGCAGGTTCTCGGCGATGCCGGCCTGCTCGGCGAGACCGTCCGGTTCGTCTACGTCGGCCTGGAGGAGCCGCACAAGCAGGTGGTCCTCTCCTTCACGGCGGGCGACCCGATCGAGCGCCGCGCCCGCGTGATGCTGCTCGACCGCGCCACCGGCGCCGGCTCCGACCACGTCGTCTCGATCACCGAGCGTGCCGTCGTCGGCTCGGTGCAGCTGGATTCCCGCACGCAGGGCCAGGTCCCGATCATCGATGAGGAGTTCGAGGACATCGAGAAGTACCTCCTCGACAGCGCCGAGTGGATCGCGGCGATGAGCAGTCGCGGCATCGATCCCGCGAAGGTCCGCGCGGTCCCCCTGTCCGCGGGCGTCTTCGGCCACGAGGACGAGGTGGGCCACCGGCTGTGCCGCGTGCTCGCCTTCCACCAGGACGACGGTGCCGACCTCCCCTGGGCGCACCCCATCGACGGTGTCGTCGCGTACGTCGACCTCACCGAGGGCCGCGTGACGAAGGTGATCGACGAGATCGAGCTGCCGGTCCCCGCGGATCGCGGCGAGTGGGACGCGGCGCCGCACGGAACGCCCGCGCCGCGCACCGACCTCAAGCCCATCGAGATCACGCAGCCGGAGGGCCCGAGCTACAGCATCGACGGCAACGAGATCACCTGGGCGGACTGGACGTTCCGGTTCGGCTTCGACGTGCGCGAGGGCCTGACCCTGCACACGCTCTCCGTCGCCGACGGCGGCGTGCAGCGCCCCGTCGTGTACCGCGCGTCGATCGCCGAGATGGTGGTGCCGTACGCCGATCCCTCGCCGGTCCGCTACTGGCAGAACTACTTCGACCAGGGCGAGTACCTGTTCGGGCGGTACACCAACGCGCTGGAGCTGGGCTGCGACTGCCTCGGCGAGATCCAGTACTTCGACGCCGTCATCGCCGACGAGCAGGGCGAGCCGCGCGTGATGAAGAACGCGATCTGCATGCACGAGGAGGACTTCGGCGTGCTGTGGAAGCACACCGACATGTTCAACGGCATGGCCGAGACCCGCCGCTCGCGCCGCCTGGTGATCTCGTTCTTCCTCACCATCGGCAACTACGACTACGGCTTCTACTGGTACCTCTACCTGGACGGCACGATCGAGCTGGAAGCCAAGGCCACGGGCATCGTCTTCAGTTCGGCCTACCGGGGCCCCGAGGGCTTCTCCACCGAGATGGCGCCGGGCCTGGGCGCCCCCTTCCACCAGCACATGTTCTCGGCCCGCCTCGACATGGCGGTGGACGGCACCACGAACACGGTGTCGGAGGTCGACGCCGTGCGCGTGCCGATGGGCCCGGAGAACCCGTGGGGCAACGCCTTCCGGCAGCAGAAGACGGTGCTCGCCACCGAGGCCGAGGGCGCCCGCCTCGCGGACAACCTCAAGGCCCGGGTGTGGCACGTGACCAACCCGAACAAGAAGAACTACCTGGGCCAGGAGGTGGGGTACGCGTTGCACCCCGAGGGGCAGCCGGCGCTGCTCGCGGACCCGTCGAGCTCGATCGCCGCGCGCGCCGCGTTCGCGACCAAGCACCTGTGGGTCACCCGGTACGACGAGGCGCAGCGCTACCCGTCGGGCGACTACGTCAACCAGAACCCCGGCGACGCGGGGCTGCCGTCGTACATCGCGGGGAACCGGCCGATCGAGGGCGAGGACGTGGTCCTCTGGCACACCTTCGGGCTGACGCACTTCCCGCGCCCGGAGGACTGGCCCGTGATGCCGGTGGACTACGCGGGCTTCAAGCTCAAGCCGGTCGGCTTCTTCGACCGCAATCCCGCGCTCGACGTGCCGTCGGGCACGAAGAAGTCGCACTGCTGCAGCGGCGACTGA
- a CDS encoding APC family permease produces the protein MSTPSEAAAPHRLSGGLGAGAIVFMVVAAAAPLTVIAGTVPLGISAGNGAAYPASYLVCTVILLFFAVGFTAMSRRVPGAGAFYTYITHGLGRHVGLGAAFLALLTYTAVQGAVYGYIGAAIDVFVAGHGGPSVPWYLWSLAMMAVVGLLGYRHIDLSGKVLGVLLVCEVGIVLAIDAAVLVSGGESGPSTAALHPAAFLAGAPGVALIFAVAGYIGFEATAVFRDEARDPARTIPRATYLALLVIGGFYALSSWSVVTAWGDDGAVALAGANPEGMVVETAVRYLGSAAGDLVEILLITSLFAALLSFHNVLARYIFSLGNSAALPSGCGRSHVRHSSPHVASVVQTVSALVLVVVSAAVGLDPVTEVFAWFAGIASVGVVALMTLTSIAVLVYFRRNAVDDRRWNTLIAPALGFAGLAVLLAMTVANMPLLVGGSRPLAAVVGTLLVGVFLGGVAMALLRPAAARPRTSPPSGGTAITPEEPEKEIAR, from the coding sequence ATGTCGACGCCGTCCGAGGCCGCCGCCCCGCACCGCCTGTCCGGCGGCCTGGGCGCCGGGGCCATCGTCTTCATGGTCGTCGCGGCCGCCGCGCCGCTGACCGTGATCGCCGGGACGGTGCCGCTGGGCATCTCCGCCGGCAACGGCGCCGCCTATCCGGCGTCGTACCTCGTGTGCACGGTGATCCTGCTGTTCTTCGCCGTCGGCTTCACGGCGATGTCGCGGCGCGTGCCCGGCGCCGGCGCCTTCTACACGTACATCACGCACGGCCTGGGACGCCATGTCGGCCTCGGCGCCGCGTTCCTCGCGCTGCTCACCTACACCGCGGTGCAGGGCGCCGTGTACGGCTACATCGGCGCGGCGATCGACGTCTTCGTCGCGGGGCACGGCGGGCCGTCGGTGCCCTGGTATTTGTGGTCGCTCGCGATGATGGCGGTGGTGGGGCTCCTCGGCTACCGCCACATCGACCTGTCCGGCAAGGTGCTGGGTGTCCTGCTGGTCTGCGAGGTCGGGATCGTCCTCGCGATCGACGCTGCGGTCCTGGTGTCGGGCGGGGAGTCGGGGCCGTCGACGGCCGCGCTGCACCCCGCGGCCTTCCTGGCGGGTGCCCCCGGCGTCGCCCTGATCTTCGCGGTCGCCGGCTACATCGGCTTCGAGGCCACCGCCGTCTTCCGCGACGAGGCGCGCGATCCCGCCCGCACCATTCCCCGGGCGACGTACCTGGCGCTGCTCGTGATCGGCGGCTTCTACGCCCTCTCCAGCTGGTCGGTCGTCACCGCCTGGGGCGACGACGGTGCCGTCGCGCTCGCCGGTGCGAACCCCGAGGGCATGGTGGTGGAGACGGCGGTGCGCTACCTCGGCTCCGCCGCGGGGGACCTCGTCGAGATCCTCCTCATCACGAGCCTGTTCGCGGCGCTGCTCTCCTTTCACAACGTGCTCGCGCGCTACATCTTCTCGCTGGGCAACAGCGCCGCGCTGCCGTCGGGGTGCGGCCGCTCGCACGTGCGGCACTCCTCGCCCCACGTCGCGTCGGTCGTGCAGACGGTGTCCGCGCTGGTCCTGGTCGTCGTCTCGGCGGCGGTGGGCCTCGACCCCGTGACCGAGGTCTTCGCCTGGTTCGCCGGGATCGCGTCGGTCGGCGTGGTCGCCCTGATGACGCTGACGTCGATCGCGGTGCTCGTCTACTTCCGGCGGAACGCCGTCGACGACCGCCGCTGGAACACCCTGATCGCACCGGCTCTCGGCTTCGCGGGCCTCGCCGTCCTGTTGGCCATGACCGTCGCGAACATGCCCCTCCTGGTGGGCGGTTCCCGCCCGCTGGCCGCCGTCGTCGGGACGCTCCTGGTGGGCGTCTTCCTGGGCGGCGTCGCCATGGCGCTCCTGCGCCCCGCGGCGGCCCGGCCCCGCACCTCCCCGCCGTCCGGCGGAACAGCAATCACCCCCGAAGAACCCGAGAAGGAGATCGCACGATGA
- a CDS encoding APC family permease: MAESSGIRARSPVVGLPRGRLTQVQVLAQSVSAVAPSAVMVTLPVLVMAQVGRGVIAVFVVATLLVAAVGYCIREFATRMAAVSGLYSYTVKGLGPTTGFAAGWSLLVGYGAAAMASLVGAGSYLAALLGRTGVPQGTPTVVALSAAAGVVALLLMLRGVQLSARIMLAIEVFAILAASAVLVVAFAAGGGAAGGGAPSAPSGPGAAGFAVLLAITAFVGFESAGTVAREARHPFVTVTRAIRWTPVVVGVLYLFAAVLQLPESARLGTDSLRVVLTLPDRLGGGSSVLAALMEAGIAASWFACVLGSVTALSRTLFAMGREGVFPGLGRTHRRFGTPAAALLTTMPLIVAVPVLCLLVSGSSRATLVGLLAVSAHGYIVAYVLVCVATPVFLRRIGESTRGATVVGTVTAACLVGLIVWVAVTSWGRAEGTSTAVYLAIMAAGALVHLVRIRPRPAIAQRIGVYDETTEADLLGPSPPWAVRR, translated from the coding sequence ATGGCGGAGTCGTCGGGCATCAGAGCGAGGTCGCCGGTCGTCGGCCTGCCGCGGGGACGCCTGACACAGGTCCAGGTGCTCGCGCAATCCGTCTCCGCGGTCGCCCCCTCCGCGGTGATGGTCACACTGCCGGTGCTGGTGATGGCGCAGGTCGGCCGCGGCGTGATCGCGGTCTTCGTGGTCGCGACGCTCCTCGTCGCCGCGGTGGGCTACTGCATCCGCGAGTTCGCGACGCGCATGGCCGCCGTGAGCGGGCTGTACAGCTACACCGTCAAGGGACTCGGCCCGACGACCGGCTTCGCCGCGGGATGGTCGTTGCTCGTGGGCTACGGCGCCGCAGCGATGGCGAGCCTCGTCGGCGCGGGGAGCTACCTGGCCGCGCTCCTCGGCCGGACCGGGGTGCCGCAGGGCACGCCCACCGTCGTCGCGCTGTCCGCGGCGGCGGGGGTCGTCGCGCTGCTGCTCATGCTGCGCGGCGTGCAGCTCTCCGCGCGGATCATGCTCGCGATCGAGGTCTTCGCCATCCTCGCCGCGTCGGCGGTGCTCGTCGTGGCCTTCGCGGCGGGCGGCGGGGCCGCGGGCGGCGGGGCGCCGAGCGCACCGTCGGGCCCGGGCGCCGCGGGCTTCGCCGTGCTCCTCGCGATCACGGCCTTCGTCGGTTTCGAGAGCGCCGGTACCGTCGCGCGGGAGGCCCGGCACCCGTTCGTCACCGTCACCCGCGCGATCCGGTGGACGCCGGTCGTCGTCGGCGTTCTGTACCTGTTCGCCGCGGTGCTGCAGTTGCCCGAGTCCGCGCGGCTGGGCACGGACTCGCTGCGCGTCGTGCTGACCCTCCCGGACCGGCTCGGCGGCGGCTCGTCGGTGCTCGCCGCCCTGATGGAGGCCGGGATCGCCGCGTCCTGGTTCGCCTGCGTCCTCGGCTCCGTCACCGCGCTCTCGCGCACGCTCTTCGCGATGGGGCGGGAGGGCGTGTTCCCCGGGCTGGGCCGCACGCACCGCCGGTTCGGGACACCGGCCGCGGCGCTGCTGACGACGATGCCGCTGATCGTCGCGGTCCCCGTGCTGTGCCTGCTCGTGAGCGGGTCGAGCCGCGCGACGCTCGTCGGGCTGCTCGCGGTCTCCGCGCACGGCTACATCGTCGCGTACGTGCTGGTGTGCGTCGCGACGCCGGTGTTCCTGCGGCGGATCGGCGAATCCACCCGCGGGGCCACCGTGGTCGGGACCGTCACCGCCGCGTGCCTGGTGGGGCTCATCGTCTGGGTGGCCGTCACCTCGTGGGGCCGCGCCGAGGGCACCTCCACCGCGGTGTACCTGGCGATCATGGCGGCCGGCGCCCTCGTGCACCTGGTCCGGATCCGGCCCCGTCCGGCCATCGCGCAGCGGATCGGGGTCTACGACGAGACCACCGAGGCGGACCTCCTCGGGCCCTCCCCGCCCTGGGCGGTGCGACGGTGA
- a CDS encoding IclR family transcriptional regulator: protein MTARENALSGRQPKAVISALRVLEEVARGGEGITAKEITARLGMPSATTYRLLTILVGEGYIVRVPDLSGFALGRRLGVILDAAVAPSVCAAARDVLAEARLSVRFGVQLFYVTGSGVRAADLDPEYPPQESERFLNDHLYACAVGKLLLAERDGLAEERPALRALTGRTVTAADALRRELDAVRANGHAAQVGEMREDTACVAVPIRSRDGALVAALALSGQAEHAPVMLKQVEALRGHADRLAPLLA from the coding sequence GTGACGGCGCGCGAGAACGCTCTGTCCGGGCGGCAGCCGAAGGCCGTCATCAGCGCGCTGCGGGTGCTAGAGGAGGTCGCGCGCGGGGGCGAGGGCATCACCGCCAAGGAGATCACGGCCCGGCTGGGAATGCCGTCGGCCACCACCTACCGGCTGCTCACCATCCTCGTGGGCGAGGGCTACATCGTGCGCGTCCCGGACCTCTCGGGTTTCGCGCTCGGCCGCCGGCTCGGCGTCATCCTCGACGCGGCGGTCGCGCCGTCGGTGTGCGCGGCCGCCCGCGACGTGCTCGCCGAGGCCCGCCTGTCCGTGCGCTTCGGCGTCCAGCTGTTCTACGTCACCGGCAGCGGCGTGCGCGCCGCGGACCTGGATCCGGAGTACCCGCCGCAGGAGTCCGAGCGCTTCCTCAACGACCACCTGTACGCCTGCGCCGTCGGAAAACTGCTGCTCGCCGAGCGGGACGGGCTCGCGGAGGAGCGCCCCGCGCTGCGCGCGCTGACGGGCAGGACCGTGACCGCCGCCGACGCGCTGCGGCGCGAGCTCGACGCGGTCCGGGCGAACGGTCACGCCGCCCAGGTCGGCGAGATGCGGGAGGACACCGCGTGCGTCGCCGTGCCGATCCGGTCGCGCGACGGCGCGCTCGTCGCCGCGCTCGCCCTGTCCGGGCAGGCGGAGCACGCGCCCGTCATGCTCAAGCAGGTCGAGGCGCTGCGGGGCCATGCGGACCGGCTGGCGCCGCTGCTGGCGTGA